The following are encoded together in the Thermodesulfobacteriota bacterium genome:
- a CDS encoding PAS domain S-box protein has protein sequence MFKKNYMLFLGGVLIFFGFCLGILSVTFNYVKLNREAAVGEFEEQVKAGAKQLQFYSESLRSDLLRIEKYLSNSDMKVSRELYGYLDFVLGHHPNAIAEILILDVNGKGVAGTNPVSVKSSFHESKYFIKTQHRPNRVYFSEAIIAGDLSRLSEVGTNGFMDPLDLGFVLYSGVYSRGVFKGAVLFIVRAEPFFKRYSEALTKLTSGYGFILQEDGRILFHRDVELRGKFISDLPESSDLSNDLLKKNEGKISGYGLTGQHMNIISEVFLQNRKWILGVSTNTSKLAQKTLITLYTLSGILLLLGIIVFGLVFSLIRLGKAKERLSAGEKRLSLILKQVGAVLWTTDTDLRFTSSHGSGLAVLKLKPGQVTGQTLYQYFQTDDPMFLPIASHLCALDGESVNYEQTWGGITFQTHVEPLRDTEGNISGLIGVSLEITERKRMEMALKASEEKYRSLVETITDLVFIIDPDGRFTYLNPEFEKVTGFVVVDYIGRSFTEILVPEYIEPTVDRFKRGLSGEVIPIYEVEIKHKDGKTVPVELKVASLLDDDGHAMGRIGVARDISKRKQNEEALRESEERIKAILKASPVGIGLVINRTMDWANETMYRMVGYKSGSLLGKSARIFYPDDEEFHRVGRELYAGIEESGNAQVETKWVRKDGSVFDCILRLSALDPSDPAKGQIVALTDVSELKRAHEEMRKSEAEKKAILDGITTSIRFVNTNLEILWANKAAADSVSKSPQEMVTHKCYSFWGDGSKRHCESCPVVKTFKTKKTEHVIQHTSDKKMFDLKAEPVFDINGNLIGVIEIAHDITDKYRLEDQLQQAQRMESIGTLAGGIAHDFNNILFPIFGYLEMLLADIPQDDRFHGYLVEVFNGAKRARDLIKQILAFSRQSDHERKPIEIQRIIKEALKLLKSSLPSTIKIRRNIKSDCGLVMADPTQVHQVVMNLCTNAFHAMEGTGGKLSISLKEVWLETEDLKDPAMIPGEYVCLTVADNGPGMEQSIVNRIFDPYFTTKKEGKGTGLGLAVVHGIVKSHNGHIDVNSKPGEGALFHVYLPSIKTEEVSQKEETDIPVQKGNERILLIDDQDMIVQMEMQMLERLGYHVTTRTSSTDALEAFRANPQVFDLVITDLTMPNMTGDKLAGELIKIRPEIPIILCTGFSEMMSKEKAESIGIKGFLMKPVVMKDLSHVIRQALDK, from the coding sequence ATGTTTAAGAAAAATTACATGCTGTTTTTGGGGGGTGTACTCATATTTTTCGGTTTTTGCCTAGGTATTTTGAGCGTTACGTTCAACTACGTAAAATTAAACCGGGAAGCCGCTGTGGGCGAATTTGAAGAGCAGGTGAAAGCCGGTGCGAAACAGCTTCAATTTTACTCTGAATCCTTACGTTCCGATCTTCTCAGGATTGAAAAATATCTGTCCAACAGCGACATGAAGGTGAGCAGAGAGCTCTATGGTTACCTGGATTTTGTATTGGGCCATCACCCAAATGCCATTGCTGAAATTTTGATTTTGGATGTCAATGGAAAGGGTGTTGCCGGAACAAACCCGGTATCAGTGAAATCAAGTTTTCACGAATCCAAATATTTTATAAAAACGCAGCACCGGCCAAATAGAGTCTATTTTTCAGAGGCAATTATTGCAGGGGATTTATCCAGACTCTCTGAAGTCGGCACTAATGGTTTCATGGATCCCCTGGATTTGGGATTTGTGCTTTACTCAGGCGTTTATTCAAGAGGAGTATTTAAAGGAGCTGTTTTGTTTATCGTCAGGGCGGAACCGTTTTTCAAACGATACTCGGAGGCACTTACTAAACTTACCTCGGGATATGGATTTATATTACAGGAAGATGGCCGCATTCTGTTTCATCGTGATGTTGAACTTCGTGGTAAATTTATTTCGGATTTGCCCGAATCTTCCGATTTATCAAACGATTTACTGAAAAAAAATGAAGGAAAGATTTCAGGGTATGGTTTGACCGGACAGCATATGAATATTATTTCTGAAGTATTTCTTCAGAACCGAAAATGGATTTTAGGTGTTTCAACCAATACATCAAAGCTGGCTCAAAAAACCCTAATCACCCTTTACACCCTCAGCGGTATCTTGCTGCTTCTCGGTATTATTGTATTCGGGCTTGTATTTTCTTTGATCCGTCTGGGTAAGGCCAAAGAAAGGCTGAGCGCCGGTGAAAAGCGGCTTTCTTTGATTCTTAAGCAGGTCGGTGCTGTCCTGTGGACCACAGATACCGATCTTCGCTTTACCTCATCACATGGCAGTGGGCTTGCAGTATTAAAGCTCAAGCCCGGGCAAGTCACAGGGCAAACGCTTTACCAATACTTCCAGACCGACGACCCGATGTTTCTACCCATTGCATCTCACCTCTGCGCCCTCGACGGTGAATCGGTAAACTATGAGCAAACCTGGGGTGGCATAACCTTTCAAACACACGTTGAACCGCTCCGAGACACGGAAGGAAATATCTCAGGCTTAATCGGGGTTTCGCTGGAAATTACCGAGCGCAAGCGGATGGAGATGGCATTGAAGGCGAGCGAGGAGAAGTATCGCAGCCTGGTGGAAACCATTACCGATCTTGTTTTCATCATCGATCCGGATGGAAGGTTTACCTATCTTAACCCTGAATTTGAAAAAGTGACCGGCTTTGTCGTCGTAGACTACATTGGGCGTTCTTTTACTGAAATTCTTGTCCCTGAATATATTGAACCGACGGTTGACCGATTTAAACGCGGGCTTTCCGGCGAGGTCATTCCCATTTATGAGGTAGAGATTAAACATAAGGATGGAAAGACGGTCCCGGTGGAATTAAAGGTGGCATCACTCCTGGATGATGATGGTCATGCCATGGGCAGAATCGGTGTAGCCCGTGACATTTCTAAACGCAAGCAGAACGAAGAAGCGCTGCGGGAAAGCGAGGAGCGAATTAAGGCGATCCTTAAAGCTTCTCCAGTGGGGATCGGTTTGGTTATCAACCGCACAATGGACTGGGCGAACGAGACCATGTACCGCATGGTCGGCTATAAATCAGGCTCACTTTTGGGAAAAAGCGCCAGAATTTTCTACCCGGACGATGAAGAGTTTCATCGGGTAGGCCGAGAGCTTTACGCCGGCATTGAGGAATCAGGCAATGCCCAGGTAGAAACAAAATGGGTGCGAAAGGATGGATCGGTTTTTGATTGTATCCTTCGGTTGAGCGCCCTTGACCCATCCGACCCTGCCAAGGGCCAAATCGTAGCATTAACCGATGTTTCTGAACTTAAACGTGCCCATGAAGAAATGAGAAAAAGTGAAGCGGAAAAAAAGGCGATACTGGACGGCATCACCACCAGCATCAGATTCGTTAATACAAACCTGGAAATACTATGGGCAAACAAGGCTGCCGCTGATTCGGTTAGTAAATCTCCCCAAGAAATGGTGACGCATAAATGCTATAGTTTTTGGGGGGATGGCTCGAAAAGGCACTGTGAAAGTTGCCCGGTAGTGAAAACCTTCAAAACAAAAAAGACAGAACATGTCATCCAACATACTTCGGATAAGAAAATGTTCGATCTAAAAGCTGAGCCGGTTTTTGACATTAATGGAAACTTGATCGGTGTTATTGAAATTGCCCATGATATTACTGACAAGTACCGGCTTGAAGACCAGCTTCAACAGGCTCAGAGGATGGAATCCATCGGCACCCTAGCCGGGGGGATCGCTCATGATTTTAATAACATTCTTTTTCCCATATTCGGCTATCTGGAGATGCTGCTGGCAGACATTCCGCAAGACGACCGGTTCCACGGCTACCTTGTGGAGGTTTTTAACGGTGCCAAACGGGCACGGGATTTGATTAAACAGATCCTGGCGTTCAGCCGCCAATCGGATCACGAGCGTAAACCTATAGAAATTCAGCGCATAATCAAAGAAGCCTTGAAGCTGCTCAAGTCTTCATTGCCGAGCACCATTAAGATCAGGCGAAATATAAAAAGCGATTGCGGGCTGGTGATGGCGGATCCGACTCAGGTTCACCAGGTTGTCATGAACCTGTGCACCAATGCCTTTCATGCCATGGAGGGAACCGGCGGGAAACTGTCAATATCCTTAAAGGAAGTCTGGTTGGAGACCGAAGACTTAAAAGACCCGGCCATGATTCCGGGGGAATATGTCTGCCTGACTGTGGCAGACAACGGCCCGGGGATGGAACAGAGCATAGTCAACCGAATATTTGATCCCTATTTTACCACCAAGAAAGAAGGCAAGGGAACGGGTTTGGGCCTTGCCGTGGTTCATGGGATTGTTAAAAGTCATAACGGACATATTGATGTTAACAGCAAGCCTGGTGAGGGAGCACTATTTCATGTTTATCTACCTTCAATAAAAACCGAGGAGGTAAGTCAGAAAGAGGAAACCGATATACCCGTTCAAAAAGGGAATGAGCGAATTCTACTGATTGATGACCAGGATATGATTGTTCAGATGGAAATGCAAATGCTTGAGCGGTTGGGGTATCATGTGACAACTCGTACCAGCAGCACTGATGCCTTGGAGGCATTCAGGGCCAACCCCCAGGTGTTTGATCTGGTCATTACCGATTTGACCATGCCGAATATGACCGGAGATAAACTGGCAGGTGAGTTGATAAAAATTCGACCTGAAATTCCGATTATTCTGTGCACCGGATTCAGCGAAATGATGTCCAAAGAAAAAGCGGAGTCTATAGGGATAAAGGGATTTCTGATGAAACCGGTGGTGATGAAAGATCTTTCCCATGTCATTCGTCAAGCACTGGATAAGTAG
- a CDS encoding MBL fold metallo-hydrolase gives MIINKTGPIIENFYSIGHAAIPVYVMDGVHPLIFDAGFTFLGEIYAGEIKKILGNRQPEYLFLTHAHFDHCGSVSILKKHFPLMKVIASQKAKEILGRPHAIKLIRTLNQASKEMAGEMEIDFASSVMFQPFEIDQTVKDGDIVEISNGLNIRVIETPGHTSDCLSYYIREKRILMSSEAAGQPDRTGYIVSDCLLDYDQYFNSLKGLASIDIEILCPGHLFVYTGDDAKKYLKESMQECERFRQRVELCLVEEGGDLDRVKMRIKEIEYDNNDGPKQPEPAYLLNLEARIKAVAKKMNKTCNREGSVL, from the coding sequence ATGATTATTAATAAAACAGGTCCAATCATTGAAAATTTTTACTCTATCGGACATGCGGCCATACCGGTTTATGTTATGGACGGGGTTCATCCCCTCATTTTTGACGCAGGATTTACTTTTTTAGGTGAAATATATGCGGGAGAGATTAAAAAAATTCTTGGCAATAGACAACCCGAGTATCTTTTTTTAACCCATGCCCATTTTGACCATTGTGGATCTGTATCCATCCTTAAAAAGCATTTTCCGTTAATGAAAGTCATTGCATCCCAAAAAGCAAAAGAGATCCTTGGCCGTCCCCATGCAATCAAATTAATAAGAACATTGAATCAGGCTTCAAAGGAAATGGCCGGGGAGATGGAAATAGACTTTGCTTCATCTGTGATGTTTCAGCCGTTTGAGATAGACCAAACCGTTAAGGATGGTGATATTGTTGAAATTTCAAACGGGTTGAATATTCGGGTGATAGAGACGCCAGGTCATACTTCAGACTGTCTGAGTTATTATATACGGGAAAAAAGGATCTTAATGTCATCTGAAGCCGCAGGACAGCCGGATCGAACCGGATATATCGTTTCAGATTGTCTTCTTGATTATGATCAGTATTTCAACTCGTTAAAAGGGCTTGCTTCAATAGATATTGAAATATTATGCCCCGGCCACCTTTTTGTATATACCGGTGATGATGCTAAAAAATATCTGAAAGAGTCAATGCAGGAGTGTGAACGGTTTCGACAACGGGTAGAGCTTTGCCTGGTTGAAGAGGGCGGAGATCTTGATAGGGTAAAGATGCGGATTAAAGAAATCGAATACGACAATAACGACGGACCCAAGCAGCCGGAGCCCGCCTATTTGCTTAATCTGGAGGCCCGAATCAAAGCGGTGGCGAAAAAAATGAATAAAACTTGCAACAGGGAAGGGTCTGTTTTATAA
- a CDS encoding response regulator yields MKPIEKKSGYFQRFKAFAISRMAPGVVVEKDSLTYWRVYILFAIILTGVIIGIFALVPVAVMLIKEKMWALLAFDWFVWLMGMYLLLSNRLRYEIRAAIALMLVYGLGLVIIINVGPLSGGPAWLFAFAVLMGILLGARAAMAGLAINAITLTILYWLISAGFFGQTFPFFNTMIAMIVAGANFVLLNAIAAISVAVLVKGLASTHDAEKSLNRTLKTERLYLMEAKKKLEHEVEERLRVENVLRESEEKEKLRNRIANIFLTKTDEQMYWEVLTIVLHIMKSKFGVFGYINQQGALVCPSMTRDIWDQCQMTEKDIVFPRDTWGNSIWGKGLRTKKSAYANKPFKVPQGHIPIDRCLTVPIVFKDRSIGVLTVANKTEDYVKSDKIVLESVAEYIAPVLHAILERKQAEKELQESNEKLARSKKMESLGLMAGGIAHDLNNILSGIVSYPDLLLMDLPADSPIREPVEVIKESGERAADVVSDLLTVARGVATGKEVINLNALVEEYLNSAEYQQINKTHPSVYVEAKLDEDLLNIHCSPTHIKKSLMNLVANASESIEDGGTITISTINRYLDEPLKGYEDVRTGEYAMLTVSDDGSGISSQDLERIFEPFYTKKIMGRSGTGLGLAVVWNTVQDCDGYINIRSNENGTVFELYFPVTRDESRLVKQDIPFEDYVGHGEKILVVDDEENQREIASRLLIKLGYTTEAVLSGEKAVEYLKENSVDLIVLDMIMPNGMNGHETYREIIKIHPGQKAIIASGFAETEDVKAAQKLGAGKYIKKPYTIEKIGLAVKEELEAGSRLRSET; encoded by the coding sequence ATGAAACCAATTGAGAAGAAATCGGGTTATTTTCAAAGATTTAAGGCGTTTGCGATAAGCAGGATGGCCCCAGGTGTTGTAGTAGAGAAAGACAGCCTCACCTACTGGCGGGTGTATATCCTGTTTGCTATTATTCTGACCGGGGTGATCATCGGTATTTTTGCCTTAGTGCCGGTAGCTGTGATGTTGATCAAGGAAAAAATGTGGGCCTTGTTGGCCTTTGATTGGTTTGTGTGGCTAATGGGTATGTATCTGTTGCTTTCAAACCGTTTAAGATATGAAATTCGGGCAGCTATTGCTTTAATGCTGGTCTATGGCCTGGGATTGGTCATTATTATTAATGTGGGCCCTTTGAGCGGTGGCCCCGCCTGGCTGTTTGCCTTTGCGGTGTTGATGGGGATTCTTCTGGGAGCCAGAGCCGCCATGGCGGGCTTGGCCATCAATGCCATTACACTTACAATTTTATACTGGCTGATTAGTGCGGGTTTCTTTGGCCAGACCTTTCCATTTTTTAATACCATGATAGCAATGATCGTTGCGGGTGCAAATTTTGTGCTTCTGAACGCGATTGCCGCCATATCTGTAGCTGTACTGGTAAAAGGCCTGGCCTCCACCCACGATGCGGAAAAGTCTTTGAATCGCACTTTGAAAACAGAGCGTTTGTATTTAATGGAAGCAAAAAAAAAGCTGGAGCATGAGGTTGAAGAGCGTTTGCGTGTTGAGAATGTACTGCGGGAGAGTGAGGAGAAAGAAAAATTAAGAAATCGGATTGCCAACATTTTCCTCACTAAAACGGATGAACAAATGTACTGGGAAGTATTGACGATTGTTTTACATATAATGAAAAGCAAATTTGGCGTGTTTGGTTATATTAATCAACAGGGTGCATTGGTTTGTCCATCAATGACCAGAGACATCTGGGATCAATGTCAAATGACAGAAAAAGATATTGTCTTTCCCAGAGACACTTGGGGAAACAGTATCTGGGGGAAAGGATTAAGAACGAAAAAATCAGCATACGCCAACAAACCGTTCAAAGTTCCCCAAGGACATATTCCGATTGACCGATGTTTGACTGTACCCATCGTGTTTAAGGATAGATCAATAGGCGTGCTCACCGTTGCCAATAAAACAGAAGATTATGTTAAATCAGATAAAATCGTTCTTGAATCGGTCGCTGAATATATCGCTCCGGTATTGCATGCCATATTGGAAAGAAAACAGGCAGAAAAAGAGTTGCAGGAAAGCAATGAAAAGCTTGCCCGGTCAAAGAAGATGGAATCCCTGGGACTGATGGCAGGAGGGATCGCCCACGATTTGAATAATATTCTCTCTGGAATTGTAAGCTATCCTGATTTGCTTTTAATGGATTTACCGGCAGACAGCCCGATTAGAGAACCTGTTGAGGTCATAAAAGAGTCCGGCGAGAGAGCTGCTGATGTGGTTTCGGATTTGTTAACAGTGGCCAGAGGGGTTGCTACCGGTAAAGAGGTTATCAACTTAAATGCCTTGGTGGAAGAATACCTGAATTCTGCTGAATACCAACAGATCAATAAAACACATCCATCTGTGTATGTAGAAGCAAAGCTTGATGAGGATTTATTGAATATACACTGTTCTCCAACCCATATTAAAAAATCATTGATGAATTTGGTTGCCAACGCTTCCGAGTCTATTGAAGATGGGGGAACAATCACTATATCCACCATTAACAGGTATTTAGACGAGCCTTTAAAAGGATATGAGGATGTTCGTACCGGTGAATATGCCATGCTGACCGTATCGGACGATGGCTCGGGTATATCTTCCCAAGATCTAGAGAGAATTTTTGAGCCATTCTATACCAAAAAAATAATGGGCAGGAGCGGCACCGGTTTAGGTTTGGCCGTGGTATGGAATACAGTACAGGATTGCGATGGATATATAAATATAAGGAGCAATGAGAACGGCACGGTATTTGAACTATATTTTCCGGTAACCAGAGATGAATCTAGACTGGTTAAACAGGATATACCCTTTGAGGATTATGTCGGCCATGGAGAAAAAATTCTTGTGGTTGATGATGAGGAGAATCAAAGAGAAATCGCATCAAGATTATTGATCAAGCTGGGTTATACTACGGAAGCGGTGCTAAGTGGAGAAAAAGCGGTTGAATATTTAAAAGAGAATTCCGTGGACTTGATCGTGCTGGACATGATTATGCCGAATGGAATGAACGGACATGAGACATACCGGGAAATAATCAAAATTCATCCTGGTCAAAAGGCGATTATAGCCAGCGGGTTTGCCGAAACGGAGGACGTAAAGGCCGCCCAGAAATTGGGGGCGGGAAAATACATCAAAAAACCCTATACCATAGAAAAAATTGGACTGGCGGTAAAAGAAGAATTGGAAGCCGGCAGTCGTTTACGGTCTGAAACTTGA
- a CDS encoding MauE/DoxX family redox-associated membrane protein, protein MNHNLKILFYSHWMELLIRWLIGITFIYASYHKIVAPAHFAKIIYGYYLFPECIINLTAIILPYLELSSGIALILGIYPRSAMLILQTMLSVFMVALLINLIRGYNFDCGCFSFGERGYGYSVLGLFVRDLIYFILGLQSLFFNLPRKWCILQSGGLLKNIGPCRI, encoded by the coding sequence TTGAACCATAACCTAAAAATACTATTTTACAGCCACTGGATGGAATTACTTATTCGATGGCTGATTGGTATTACATTTATATATGCCAGCTATCACAAAATCGTTGCGCCTGCCCATTTTGCAAAAATCATTTACGGGTATTATCTTTTCCCTGAATGTATCATAAATCTGACCGCCATTATTTTACCCTACCTGGAACTTTCATCCGGTATTGCCCTGATACTGGGAATATACCCTCGATCCGCCATGCTTATTTTACAGACAATGCTGTCGGTTTTTATGGTGGCTTTGCTTATCAATTTGATACGGGGTTATAACTTCGACTGCGGCTGTTTTTCATTTGGTGAACGGGGATATGGATATTCGGTTTTGGGCTTATTTGTACGGGACCTCATATATTTTATTTTAGGTTTGCAGTCGCTCTTTTTTAATTTACCCAGAAAATGGTGTATTTTACAAAGTGGCGGTCTGTTAAAAAATATTGGTCCTTGTAGAATTTAG
- a CDS encoding YtfJ family protein: MKKMVLLWVASMFLLGTPVFAGELEVGQKASDWSFKDSDKKDFTMESWAGKVLMINYVDPDESDLNEPFTDAMKKAKDDGRLTDAGYKGMGIADCAATWKPDFAIRLIAGKKAKKYKTVILFDYDAVLREAWGLKKDTSNIIILDKNRVCRALVRGKVPDDQVEKLIQLCVDLQSK, translated from the coding sequence ATGAAAAAGATGGTTTTACTATGGGTGGCTTCTATGTTTTTGCTGGGGACACCTGTATTCGCAGGTGAACTTGAAGTGGGACAGAAGGCGTCTGACTGGTCGTTTAAAGACAGTGATAAAAAAGATTTCACCATGGAGTCATGGGCCGGAAAGGTTCTTATGATAAACTATGTTGATCCGGATGAGTCGGATTTGAATGAGCCTTTCACTGATGCCATGAAAAAGGCAAAAGACGATGGGCGTTTGACCGATGCAGGTTATAAAGGGATGGGGATTGCAGATTGCGCGGCCACCTGGAAGCCTGATTTTGCCATCCGGCTCATTGCCGGGAAAAAGGCGAAAAAGTATAAAACAGTTATCCTTTTCGACTACGATGCTGTCTTACGCGAAGCCTGGGGACTTAAAAAAGATACTTCCAATATAATCATCCTTGACAAAAACAGGGTGTGTCGGGCACTTGTGCGCGGAAAAGTTCCTGATGATCAGGTGGAAAAGCTGATTCAGCTATGTGTTGATTTGCAAAGCAAGTAA
- a CDS encoding rhodanese-like domain-containing protein, producing MPYKDIAKELIIILSVTVIAAFTVNYFSPNGIALFGQWDTSQGVITAKPKNDPVSGDFLQINDANTAKKIYDAGKAVFVDARSFEVFINGHIKNAVSIPANQFFEFIDHFKTKYPSTTPVIVYCSGRECNDSHELAQYLMEEGYENVNVFIDGYQEWKKRGYPVEP from the coding sequence ATGCCATATAAAGACATTGCCAAAGAACTTATCATCATTCTAAGTGTTACGGTTATTGCTGCATTTACCGTTAATTATTTTTCCCCCAACGGCATCGCTCTGTTTGGGCAGTGGGATACATCTCAGGGAGTGATTACTGCAAAACCAAAAAACGATCCTGTTTCCGGCGATTTTTTGCAAATAAACGATGCAAATACAGCCAAAAAAATTTATGACGCGGGAAAAGCTGTTTTTGTCGATGCCCGAAGTTTTGAAGTGTTTATTAATGGTCATATTAAAAATGCGGTATCGATTCCGGCAAATCAGTTTTTTGAGTTTATCGATCACTTTAAAACAAAATACCCCTCTACTACACCCGTCATTGTCTACTGTTCCGGAAGAGAGTGCAATGACAGCCATGAACTGGCTCAATATCTTATGGAAGAGGGATATGAAAATGTAAACGTTTTTATAGATGGCTACCAAGAATGGAAAAAAAGAGGCTATCCGGTTGAACCATAA
- a CDS encoding dihydroorotate dehydrogenase: protein MATKPDLTTDIGGIELKNPVMTASGTFGYAAEFEALVDLNRLGGIIVKGLSLEPSMGNKPPRIVETACGMLNAIGLENVGIEAFVKEKLPYLKKLTTPVFTNIYGENIGDYARLAARIDELYEIAGIEVNISCPNVKAGGIAFGVVPETAAEVVGAVRKNTSKPLIVKLSPNVTDITQIAKAVEGAGADSLSLVNTITGMSIDIETRRSKLANITGGLSGPAIKPVALRMVWQVVQGVKIPVIGVGGIACAEDALEFLIAGAVAVQVGTANFVNPHATVDIIEGIEGFLIERKIKSIKDIIGTIET from the coding sequence ATGGCAACAAAACCTGATTTAACCACAGACATTGGAGGGATAGAGCTTAAAAATCCTGTAATGACGGCATCCGGTACATTCGGCTATGCCGCGGAGTTTGAGGCGCTGGTTGATTTAAACCGGCTGGGTGGTATTATTGTGAAGGGGTTGTCACTTGAACCTTCGATGGGAAACAAGCCACCCAGAATTGTGGAAACCGCCTGTGGGATGCTAAATGCCATCGGTCTTGAAAATGTGGGGATTGAAGCATTTGTAAAGGAAAAGCTACCCTATTTAAAAAAGCTCACCACACCGGTTTTTACCAATATTTACGGAGAAAATATCGGCGACTATGCACGCCTTGCCGCACGCATAGATGAGCTATATGAAATTGCCGGTATTGAGGTCAATATTTCGTGTCCCAATGTAAAGGCCGGGGGAATCGCTTTTGGAGTGGTTCCGGAAACTGCGGCAGAGGTGGTCGGTGCTGTCAGAAAAAATACTTCCAAGCCACTTATCGTCAAACTGTCTCCCAATGTGACGGACATAACCCAAATAGCCAAAGCCGTTGAAGGTGCCGGCGCAGATTCTCTGTCACTGGTAAACACAATTACCGGTATGTCCATTGACATTGAGACCCGAAGGTCAAAACTTGCAAATATTACCGGGGGACTTTCCGGTCCGGCAATCAAGCCTGTTGCATTGCGCATGGTATGGCAGGTGGTTCAGGGTGTAAAAATTCCTGTGATTGGAGTGGGTGGTATCGCATGTGCTGAAGATGCACTTGAATTTTTGATTGCTGGCGCTGTCGCTGTACAAGTCGGCACAGCAAATTTTGTAAATCCACATGCGACCGTTGATATAATAGAAGGCATAGAAGGGTTTCTCATAGAAAGAAAAATTAAATCTATAAAAGATATTATCGGGACTATAGAGACCTGA
- a CDS encoding substrate-binding domain-containing protein, with translation MKFPRLNNFPFLLTAVFALTVFISTYSHGESEKKHRFTIGFAAMNVEMTWMKFAYYAIRKKAAELGVDLITYDAGNNVAKQAINIENLVKRGVDAIITDPVNVKGLIPTLEFASGKKIPVVAFDRSATGAPYLFFVGSDDVEAGRLACRFLADRLKGVGDIIVLEGAVGSSPAINRSKGFYDEIKKYPSMKVVFNKSGGFFHDEGYWVMEEALATVAGFNAVYSQNDDMLLGAIEAMENAGIPPKKILTIGTDAIPKALIAIREGRLDATIQYPISQVEIALERLVHYLKTGNLPEWKEHLVKPWVITSENISTGDFYSSIED, from the coding sequence ATGAAATTCCCCAGATTAAATAATTTTCCATTCTTGCTGACAGCAGTTTTTGCACTTACTGTCTTTATCTCAACCTATTCTCACGGAGAGAGTGAAAAAAAACATAGGTTTACCATAGGCTTTGCTGCAATGAATGTGGAGATGACATGGATGAAGTTTGCCTACTATGCCATACGTAAAAAGGCTGCCGAGTTGGGTGTAGATTTGATTACCTATGATGCGGGGAATAATGTGGCCAAACAGGCTATTAATATCGAGAATTTAGTCAAAAGAGGCGTGGATGCGATCATTACGGATCCCGTAAATGTAAAAGGGTTGATTCCGACACTTGAGTTTGCCTCTGGAAAAAAAATCCCCGTAGTGGCCTTTGACCGCTCTGCAACTGGAGCACCGTACCTTTTCTTTGTAGGTTCAGATGATGTAGAGGCAGGCCGCCTTGCATGCCGGTTCCTTGCAGACAGGCTGAAAGGTGTTGGCGATATCATCGTTTTGGAAGGAGCTGTCGGCTCTTCACCTGCAATCAATCGTTCAAAGGGCTTTTATGATGAAATTAAAAAATACCCTTCCATGAAGGTCGTGTTCAACAAGAGCGGTGGGTTTTTTCATGATGAGGGTTATTGGGTTATGGAAGAGGCTCTGGCTACGGTTGCTGGTTTCAACGCAGTGTATTCGCAGAATGACGATATGCTATTGGGAGCCATAGAGGCAATGGAAAACGCAGGTATACCTCCTAAAAAGATATTAACCATTGGGACTGATGCCATTCCGAAGGCGTTGATAGCCATACGTGAAGGCCGATTGGATGCGACCATCCAATACCCCATCAGCCAGGTAGAGATCGCATTGGAGAGGCTCGTTCACTACTTGAAAACCGGCAATCTCCCGGAATGGAAAGAGCATCTGGTGAAGCCTTGGGTCATTACAAGTGAGAATATATCTACCGGTGATTTTTATTCATCTATTGAGGATTAA